Within Nitrospira sp. MA-1, the genomic segment GCCCTACAAACCCACCGAACGTCACCCCATATAAAAAACACAACCAGTACATGACCGGATCCTGAAGTCCTTTTCGCAATAGTACACGGATGCTGTCTATTGTCGAGGAGTCGGTTTCATTCGTTACCGGAGCCGATTGAACCAACCAGAAAAAGATGAAAGCTGTCCCCATAACAGGTAGGAGCATAATGCCGAAAACCTGATGCCAACCAAGTGTTTCAACAAGGCGCGGGGCCATAAACGCAGCTAATAGCACGCCGCTATTTCCAATACCTGCGACTCCCATGGCCAACCCTTGATGCGCTGAGGGATAGGCTTGGCTGGCCAGAGGCAGGGCAATCGCAAAACTGGCTCCGGCAAATCCTAAAAAAAGGCCAATTCCCAGCATAGACTCGAAGCTGGTTCCTCCCAGCCACCCCAGCAACAACCCGATGCCTTCCAAGCCCAGAATGCCCAATCCCACGACTTTGGCCCCTAACCGGTCTCCTAGCGGTCCGACAATAATTCGAAGCAATGCCCCCCCTAGCAATGGGGTCCCGACTAATAAGCCTTTTTGAGAGGACGAGAGAGCAAATTCCTCAGATATGGCGATGCCCATGGCCCCAATAAGGAGCCACACCATAAAACTTATTTCGAAGTGGAGCCACGCACCAAGGAGAGTTGGCCAATGCCCGGAACGGAGTGAATGGAAAACGTCTTTCACCATGATTCTGTCGAGAGCATGGAAAGTCCTTTCTTTTTTTCATTTTTCAAGCCTGCAGTCATGACCCAACTATAAAAAGTTTCACCAGACATTGCCAATATTTTTCTGAAATGAAACTTCTGAAAGCCTGCTTATTACCTTGAAATTAGAAAATTTCGCGAATGTGTTTGGTGATCCAAGAAAAATTCATTACAATAACAATAGAATGTAGCGACCCTGCCTTCTTGATCAGTAAGCCAAAGCATGAAACCGAAATTATCAAAAAAACAGTCTTCCAATGTGATCGACGTTGCAGAGAAAGACTCTTCATCTAAGCTAGCGAACGAAGAGGTCCATGAAGAAATACTCCTCGATGGAGCCGGGGAACCGGAGAACCAACCGGAAAGTGAGGAGGCACCTGAGAATAAGGAGACCTGGGATTCGGTCTCAACCGCACTTATTCCGACGACCACGCTCAGTCGTTATTTAGCCGAAGTCCGCCGGTACCCATTCCTTTCGAAAGAGGAAGAGCTTCAACTCTTTCATGAATATCAAACAGCAGGGACACGAGAATCTGCAGTGAAATTAATTTTAGCTAACCTGCGTGTGTGTGTGTCCATTGCCTCAGAATATGGTCTTGCCGGAATTGATCAAATGGACCTAATCCAGGAAGGGAATGTCGGGCTTTTGCAGGCCATGAAGAAATTCGATCCTACAAAAAATGTTCGCTTTTATGCCTATGCCGCCTGGTGGGTTCGAGCCTTTGTACTGCGATATCTCCTCAATAATTTTCGTCTTGTCAAAATAGGCACGACCCAGGAACAACGACGCCTTTTCTATAATCTTCGTCGTGAAAAAGCCAAATTGGAACGACAGGGATATGTCCCCGACCCTAAATTACTGGCTGACCGCCTTAATGTGCGTGAACGAGATGTTGTGGAAATGGATCAACGCCTGGGAAGTTGGGAACTTTCCTTGGATCAGCCAATGACCGCTGAGGGGGAAGGCACGTTTCATGACCTTCTTCCCTCTACTCAACCTCCCATTGACGATCAGTTGGGTGACTCACAGCTGCGACTCCTCTTCCGAAAAAAATTGGCAGAATTTGCAAAAACCCTTTCGGAGCGAGAGGAGGACATACTTCGCAACCGACTCCTTTCGGAATCCCCTGTGACCTTAGAGGACCTGGGAAGAAAATATATGATTACCAAAGAGCGGACTCGTCAACTTGAGGCCAAAATAATTAAGAAGTTGCGAGAACTTATGAAAAAAGACATTCAGGATTTTGAACATCTCCGGAAATAAGGTTTTAAGCTTATATACGTATGGAAATCCGCATGCCAGCAGATCCTGAGTGTATGCTTTCCCTAAAGATAGCATGCCCGACACTCTTCCATGTTGAAAATCTTGCCTTTCCCTCTTGACTTCAAATCAAGCGGACTTATCTCTCCTTTCAAGATGCCGCATCTATAGAAAATTCAGGCAGGTGTGCGTAATCCCAATTGA encodes:
- a CDS encoding MFS transporter encodes the protein MVKDVFHSLRSGHWPTLLGAWLHFEISFMVWLLIGAMGIAISEEFALSSSQKGLLVGTPLLGGALLRIIVGPLGDRLGAKVVGLGILGLEGIGLLLGWLGGTSFESMLGIGLFLGFAGASFAIALPLASQAYPSAHQGLAMGVAGIGNSGVLLAAFMAPRLVETLGWHQVFGIMLLPVMGTAFIFFWLVQSAPVTNETDSSTIDSIRVLLRKGLQDPVMYWLCFLYGVTFGGFVGLSSYLPILFHDQFQMDMVQAGTLTAFCALTGSGARPLGGLLADRFGGLILLQGIFLIITALCLVSGNLDHFVLTYIIILLMMFCLGFGNGAIFQVVFNRFESIMGTASGFIGAAGGLGGFLLPSGFGWLNEITGTFSSGFFALALVSGLAGISVMIGQRSIWLGKPKFVPDS
- a CDS encoding RNA polymerase factor sigma-32, with product MKPKLSKKQSSNVIDVAEKDSSSKLANEEVHEEILLDGAGEPENQPESEEAPENKETWDSVSTALIPTTTLSRYLAEVRRYPFLSKEEELQLFHEYQTAGTRESAVKLILANLRVCVSIASEYGLAGIDQMDLIQEGNVGLLQAMKKFDPTKNVRFYAYAAWWVRAFVLRYLLNNFRLVKIGTTQEQRRLFYNLRREKAKLERQGYVPDPKLLADRLNVRERDVVEMDQRLGSWELSLDQPMTAEGEGTFHDLLPSTQPPIDDQLGDSQLRLLFRKKLAEFAKTLSEREEDILRNRLLSESPVTLEDLGRKYMITKERTRQLEAKIIKKLRELMKKDIQDFEHLRK